From the genome of Solibacillus sp. FSL H8-0538:
CACGAAAGATTTGTGCAGGGCCTTTCCCGACTATATTTTCTTCGACTGCTTTGATTTTAAATTCTGCTGTATATTGAATGGCACGATCAAATACTGATGCCATGTTTGGATTTAACTCTAGTTGTTGAATCTGTTGTTCGTTAAAGATAATTTTACTCATGAGTATTCCCCGTTCCAAATTCTTAAATGAAAGCATAACGGGATTTTGCCTTTTAAAAAAACACAAAAACCCCGTGTAGGCCCACTTTTTTTAAAGTGGCCACTATTCAGGGTTCAGTTCACCTTCTTGTGTATCCTTGTTTTCTCGAATCCACGCTGTAAATGGCGGAATGTTTCCACTTTTGGGCGAATTTCCCCTTCGAAATCGCCGACAGCATACTCTTGTTATAAAGAATCTGAGATTACTAAAGCAGCATACGCAAAAATTGTTCAAAATTCACGCCTGCCTCACGCGGAAGTTGCTCTTTCGACGTAGCTTCAATCGCAGCGGCTAAAAACGCCTCTGCAAGCTTCATCGACTCTACTAAATCCTGTCCGCGCATCATGCCTCCCATAATGACCGATGCAAACAAATCACCTGTGCCTGAATAGCTCTCGCCGTTATAGTCACGGATACTATAAAATGAACGATCTGCATCGATATACATATTGCCTACATAACGCGTGTTCGCATCTGCTGGCGGCGGATTCAAACCGGTAATAATGACGTTCGCCCCAGTTGCCTGCTGTAACTGATGGCCCGCTTCATCTAGCGCCTGAAAATAATCCGAATCGTCTTGATAGCTCTGTAGCTTCTCATACGACAAACCTGTAAGCATGCAGCACTCTGTAATATTTGGTGTAATTATGTCTGCACGCTTCACTAGCTCCTTCATACGATCAAGCAACTCGCCTGAAAACATTTTATACACCTCTCCCAAATCGCCCATCACTGGATCGACAAGCAGCGTTGTTTCACTCGAGTGAAACACACTTAAAAACTGAAAGATGTTATCGATTTGCTCTTTTCCGGTCACAAAGCCTGTGTGAATGCCATCAAAGGTTGCACCAAGCTTGCTCCACTCATCCACAAAGATATCCATCTTTGACGTTAAATCGTTACAATAAAAGCTCGGATATCCTGTTTGTGCTGTTAAAATCGCAGTTGGCAACGGCACGGCCTGAACACCCATCACTGACAGCACAGGTATCGCTGCCGTTAACGAGCACTTCCCAAAGGATGAAATATCCTGAATTACAGCAACTTTTTTCATCATACTCTCCACCTAACTAATCCCACTTATACTCTCTTCATCGTACCATAATTAGAAAGATGCGAAAATACTCACAACTTATATTCTAAAGGTTAAAAATAATTTTACATAGATAAACAATCTGACCTTTAATATTTTTATAAAATTGACACTTTTACAATAGTCAGTTCTTTGCTAAAGTTGAAATTATCAAAAAAAATCAACGTAGTGAGGAAGATGCAAATGCAAAATATACAAGTTCAAACCTATACAAAACCACGCACGAAAACATTTGATTTAGTGATTACTTCAATTTTAGCAGCACTTGTATTCGTGGCAACAATGTTCATCAATATCAAACTCCCATTCGGTCAAGGAGGCCTCATCCATTTAGGCACGTCAATGCTTTTCATCGCAGCAATTTTATTTGGCCCTAAAAAAGGTGGTCTTGTAGGAGCAATCGGGATGGGCTTATTTGATATCGTGGGCGGTTGGTTAATTTGGGCACCAACAACAATAATCGCGCGCGCATTACAAGGTGTCATCGTTGGGAAAATCGCTTG
Proteins encoded in this window:
- a CDS encoding ECF transporter S component, with the translated sequence MQNIQVQTYTKPRTKTFDLVITSILAALVFVATMFINIKLPFGQGGLIHLGTSMLFIAAILFGPKKGGLVGAIGMGLFDIVGGWLIWAPTTIIARALQGVIVGKIAWSKGHRGDSIGLNILGVVVSMPVMIAVYYTGQAIMFKSWIAPMASIPGDIIQNVIGLLIAIPVCIVLKKTPYFKENF
- a CDS encoding pyridoxamine kinase encodes the protein MKKVAVIQDISSFGKCSLTAAIPVLSVMGVQAVPLPTAILTAQTGYPSFYCNDLTSKMDIFVDEWSKLGATFDGIHTGFVTGKEQIDNIFQFLSVFHSSETTLLVDPVMGDLGEVYKMFSGELLDRMKELVKRADIITPNITECCMLTGLSYEKLQSYQDDSDYFQALDEAGHQLQQATGANVIITGLNPPPADANTRYVGNMYIDADRSFYSIRDYNGESYSGTGDLFASVIMGGMMRGQDLVESMKLAEAFLAAAIEATSKEQLPREAGVNFEQFLRMLL